A single window of Elgaria multicarinata webbii isolate HBS135686 ecotype San Diego chromosome 17, rElgMul1.1.pri, whole genome shotgun sequence DNA harbors:
- the GNG13 gene encoding guanine nucleotide-binding protein G(I)/G(S)/G(O) subunit gamma-13 has translation MDEWEAPQWKKEVESLKYQLAYKREMSSKTIPEFLKWIEDGIPEDPFLNPELMKSNPWVEKGKCTIL, from the exons ATGGATGAATGGGAAGCACCCCAGtggaaaaaggaagttgaaagccTTAAGTACCAGCTGGCTTACAAGCGGGAGATGTCCTCAAAAACCATCCCTGA ATTTCTTAAGTGGATAGAAGATGGCATCCCGGAAGACCCGTTTCTGAATCCAGAGCTGATGAAGAGCAACCCCTGGGTGGAGAAAGGAAAATGCACCATCCTCTAA